Part of the Gigantopelta aegis isolate Gae_Host chromosome 15, Gae_host_genome, whole genome shotgun sequence genome is shown below.
cttttatatgcaccatcccatagacaggatagaacataccatggccattgatgtaccagttgtggtggagcgagaaatagcccaatgggcccaccaacggggatcgatcccagaccgactgcattgagcgagcgctttgccattaggctacgtcccgctccctagattgcaaataaaagaaatcatgtaaatattatttcatattgCTAATACAAGAAATCATGTAGATATTATTTCATATTGCTATTGCAAGAAATCATGTAGATACTATTTCATATTGCTAATACAAGAAATCATGTAGATACTATTTCATATTGCTATTGCAAGAAatcatgtaaatattatttcttattGCTATTGCAAGAAatcatgtaaatattatttcatattgcaaataaaagaaatcatgtaaatattatttcatattgCTAATACAAGAAATCATGTAGATACTATTTCATATTGCTATTGCAAGAAATCATGTAGATACTATTTCATATTGCTAATACAAGAAATCATGTAAATACTATTTCATATTGCTAATACAAGAAATCATGTAGATACTATTTCATATTGCTAATACAAGAAATCATGTAGATACTATTTCATATTGCTATTGCAAGAAatcatgtaaatattatttcttattGCTATTGCAAGAAatcatgtaaatattatttcatattgCAAATACAAGAAATCATGTAGATACTATTTCATATTGCTATTGCAAGAAATCATGTAGATACTATTTCATATTGCTAATACAAGAAATCATGTAAATACTATTTCATATTGCTAATACAAGAAATCATGTAGATACTATTTCATATTGCTAATACAAGAAATCATGTAGATACTATTTCATATTGCTATTGCAAGAAatcatgtaaatattatttcttattGCTATTGCAAGAAATCATGTAGATATTATTTCATATTGCTACATGTATTGCAAGAAATCATGTAGATATTATTTCATATTGCTATTGCAAGAAATCATGTAgatattatttcatattattaatacaagaaATCATGTAgatattattactaaaaactaatACGGAATGTTTATGTCACTGTTGCGGACAGGAAGCACAAGTGtcatcacatatatatatacagtgaaacccctctaaaccggacacccttgggacccagtaaaatgtctggtttaagaggtatccggtttagagaggttacagtgtttactgatttttaaaaaaggactgtgaaaaatgtccggtttacagagggttcggttatgagaggtttcactgtatttatattgtGCTTCTATCTATATTTCAGGTGACACCATTCATGCAGGGATAACTGTCAAACAAAacacttaaacaaaaactaacagACTCTGAGAGAATTCTGCAGGGAAGATTAAAACTTCACGATGAGTGCTAAGAAGAGCGTTTCGCTGCCGTCCGACAGCGTAGAGCTGTACGTCAAAGCTGGCTGGGACGGGCAGAGTTACGGGGCCTGTCCATTCTGTCAGCGCTTCTACATGATCCTCGACTTGAAGGCCAAGTACGGTGCCCTCAACTACAAGGTGATCACCGTGAACATGGCGCGGCCGCCGCCCGATTTCAAGAAGTATGCCAACAAGCTGCCCGTCATCCGGCACGAAGACGAGGTGGTCATGGACTCGGACGAGATCGTACAGTACATCGACGAGAACTTCCCAAGCCCGGACCTGCGCTACACGAACCTGCAGGCGCATACGGTGTGTCTCGACATCTTCTCCAAGTTCTCCTTCTTCGTGAAGAATGTCAGCCACAACCACGAGCCGCTACTGAAGGAGCTGCATGCCTTGGACTCCTTCATGCAAGGAGCCGGCACGCGCTTCCTGTGCAGCGACAAGCTGACACACCTGGACTGCCTCATGCTGCCCAAGCTGCAGCATATTCGCGTGGCTTCCAAGGCATTCAAGGACTTCGACTTCCCTCCAGGCCTGACGGGTCTGTGGTCTTACCTCAGAAACGCCTATGCCGACGAAACGTTCCGCAAGACGTGTCCGTCGGATCAGGAGATTGTTCATCACTGGAGTTCCAAAAGGGAGACAACCTGTCTGCCGGATGGCAAGAAGCGTTACTATACGGTGGAGTCGGCGCCTGTGTATTCATTAGATGTGCCGCAGATGAATGGGCAAGTGTTTTAGTTCTCTTTACAAACATTGCATgagggttgtttttgttttttttcaatatgtgtACATACTTGTATAGTATGTAGATGATGAACAGCTTGAACATCAGAagatgtttttaatactttttaaagATGCAGTATGGAtttcagatttgttttgtttttaaatcctaTATTGTTGTGACTCGTGAAACTGTGTTGTTGCATACAAGTAGatgtattgttttttaaagttaattttgaaaagttggggtgtttttttgtaaatgttggttgatacatgtagtgctaataatacatgtataatatattgttgccataatatttattctataaataCATTGGAATATGGAATATGATGCATGTATGTTAGCTATTAATATTATGAGTTAATATTTAATctcataattttcttttatttgttgttaattcATATCATCATAtgctatttttagtttttttaaaaatcaaagtaGCTGATAAATtccagttttaaaattttaaacttaTGTCACAAaggattaaaatatatttccccctttttttttttttttttgaaaatctcAGCCTTATATTATggattaatatttaatattataattttcttgtttatgttATTCACATCATCATAtgctgtttttagttttttttaaatcaaagtaGCTCATAaattcaaatttttaaaatttaaacttatATTACAAaggattaaaatatattaaaatatattgttccCTTTTAGTTCTGTTGAAACTCTCAGCCTTGTTGTCACAAACATCTAAAACTTGTGTATCGCAGCTCTGTGGTTAAAAGGACATTGCATAGATCAGATCTACCGGTAATAGCTATTGTCCCAGACAGAATTCCCAAGTGGTTTTAACTGCCAAAAGACGAAAATAGCCAGAATATTGATTGATTCTAGATCAGATGGAATTGTCCAGCCAGTTGTATTATAGCCAAGTAGCCACTATTACATAAACGTGTATTCTGTAAAGTGTTCTCGCACCAATTATTCTTTGTTTGGCCAAGAGCACACACTTGGCATTTGCCAATAATTTATATACACAAATGTACATTATAAGGTTGGTGGGGTTTTTATACCTCACCGTGAaaaagtgattaattgctcccctaactagATTATGGGAAGTCATTACCATATCGATGccgtatataaattcacatgctaaggggacaTCAAAATTATGGTTCTCTCCTTCAACTAGTCCTCAGGGAAGTGATGGGGTGTAAGAGACTCTTGAGTGATACCTCCCCTTATTTGGGGAGGTCtgggtttgggtgggtgggtggggggggttcACTCATATACTGTCAACAGCAGTGTCATGCATATCAGCCACTAAGAATTAAAAGTAATTAGGTCTGTCGGCATTTGCCTTgatattgtggggttttttaatggtAAATCATATCAAAGTTAACGAGGTCTGTCTTTAGCAATTGATCCTGTATTCATATACTGTCAACAGCAGTGTCATGCATATCCGTCACctagaattaaaattaattaggtCTGTCAGCATTTGCCAtgatattggggggggggggggggggggggttaatcgTAAATCATATCAAAGTTAATAAGGTCTGTCTTTAGCAATTTATCCTGTATTTATATCTATACTCAGGAGCAGAATCtggctcagtcagtagagcactcGACTGAGGTGCCTGGATCTTAGGATCGAACGTTTACAGTGGACTCATTCTGTACTTgattttttcccattccagccagtgctatttgactggtataccaaagacacgGTAGATCACTCAGCTGAAGTGCTTGTATCttaggatcaaacccccttaGTGGAATCATTTTCTAATAGATTTTtccccattccagccagtgctccatgacttgtatatcaaagtctgtggtatgtgctgtcttgtctgtgggaaagtatatataaaagaccccttaatggaaaaatgtagtggctttcctcagaagactacatgtatgtgtcagaATCTTTAGATGTTTCAAAACCAATAGCTGATCATTtaccagtgtgctctagtgatgttgttaaacaaaacaaacctataAGTCTGTATATCTTCATTTATGTCCAGCTTTCTATCAGTATTATGTCGTTTTTCATCTCGGTATGacatatctgatgccatataactgtaattaaaatgtgtgtcattaaataaaacacttctttcttcggTATGACATATCCGAGGCcattataaccgtaattaaaatgtgtgtcattaaataagacatttctttcGTCAGTATGACATATCGgaagccatataactgtaattaaaatgtgtgtcatgaaataagacatttctttcGTCAGTATGACATATCGgaagccatataactgtaattaaaatgtgtgtctttaaataaaacatttctttcgtcaGTATatgacacatacacatgtagatcTATTGAACCTGTTCAAAAGTGCAGATAGATGTAGGCCTAGTTACTTCTCGGTGGATAGTGTGGTAAATGTTACATGTGACCTAGAGCTATAACAACAGCCACGGGTTGAGCACATGGAAGTGTCAAGCTGGCACGTTAGTGTCTGGACATTCTGGCACCAGATATTGATTCACAGTGCGTTGCAAATTTTGGTGATTGTGGAATAAATTTTATTAGGAATAATTGTAATCCAGACAGTTTTAATCTAGGGCAGTTCCAGATTTGGTGATATGAGGGGAAGTGGGAGTGGTAGGCTCTATAATAATTACTGTTATTTTGTGTTTGCTTGGTCTGCCTCGTCATGTTTTCTATGCATacataatttacataattttatttttgggtgtgggtatataaaataaactgctTCTCTTCAGGGATGAAGGGGTGGAGAGTCTGGGACATAGCCTAATAGTAAAGCTCTTACTTtgtgtgcagtcagtctaggatcaatccccatcagtgggctatttGGGCTGTTTCTTTTTCTAACCAGTGTTcctccacaacttgtgtaacaaaggccatagtaagtatactatcctgtctgtggaatggtatatataaaagatcccttgctgttaccAGAAATACAAAAGAATAGTCCATGGTGTAGCAGCTATGGGTTTCAgctca
Proteins encoded:
- the LOC121390659 gene encoding chloride intracellular channel protein 2-like — encoded protein: MSAKKSVSLPSDSVELYVKAGWDGQSYGACPFCQRFYMILDLKAKYGALNYKVITVNMARPPPDFKKYANKLPVIRHEDEVVMDSDEIVQYIDENFPSPDLRYTNLQAHTVCLDIFSKFSFFVKNVSHNHEPLLKELHALDSFMQGAGTRFLCSDKLTHLDCLMLPKLQHIRVASKAFKDFDFPPGLTGLWSYLRNAYADETFRKTCPSDQEIVHHWSSKRETTCLPDGKKRYYTVESAPVYSLDVPQMNGQVF